A genomic window from Exiguobacterium acetylicum DSM 20416 includes:
- a CDS encoding DUF423 domain-containing protein, with protein sequence MKVFIMIGAISMMLSVALGAFGAHALKDMLTERMLANWQTGVLYQMVHSLGILALGGLLLKVSIPQWSLAAWLMLAGIVFFSGSLYVMALTNVTKLGAITPIGGVLFIAAWIFVAIGAYKGL encoded by the coding sequence ATGAAAGTTTTCATTATGATTGGCGCGATCTCGATGATGTTATCGGTCGCACTAGGTGCATTCGGTGCACACGCTTTGAAAGATATGCTAACGGAACGGATGCTCGCGAACTGGCAGACAGGCGTACTTTACCAGATGGTACACTCGCTCGGCATCCTAGCACTCGGGGGACTCTTGTTAAAGGTATCGATTCCACAATGGTCATTAGCAGCATGGCTGATGCTTGCCGGTATCGTTTTCTTCTCCGGTAGTCTGTACGTCATGGCATTGACGAATGTGACGAAACTTGGAGCGATCACACCAATCGGTGGTGTCTTATTCATCGCAGCATGGATTTTTGTCGCAATCGGCGCATACAAAGGGTTATGA
- the hemQ gene encoding hydrogen peroxide-dependent heme synthase, translated as MQHQTSEPTATQQAAETLDGWYTLHDFRRIDWSRLKQIDATDRARMIEEFQAFLSELSDVEATKDGSHALYTIIGQKADLVLMVLRPTMEQIQDVEVKMQKLDLYDYLIPTYSYVSVVELGTYRGSGEGNPYENPYVRDRLYPILPQAKHICFYPMSKSRRDGDNWYTLSMEKRKELMYRHGMIGRSYAGKIQQIIGGSTGFDDWEWGVTLFSDDILQFKKIVYEMRFDEVSAKYGEFGEFFIGNRLESEQLNTHFAL; from the coding sequence ATGCAACATCAAACATCTGAACCGACTGCTACGCAACAAGCCGCTGAAACACTCGACGGCTGGTATACATTACATGATTTCCGCCGGATCGATTGGTCACGCTTGAAACAAATCGACGCGACAGACCGCGCGCGCATGATTGAAGAGTTCCAAGCTTTCCTCTCAGAGCTTTCTGATGTCGAAGCGACAAAAGACGGAAGCCACGCACTCTATACAATCATCGGTCAAAAAGCTGATCTCGTCTTGATGGTTCTTCGTCCAACGATGGAACAAATCCAAGACGTCGAAGTCAAAATGCAGAAACTTGATCTCTATGATTACTTGATCCCGACGTACTCTTACGTCTCTGTCGTCGAACTCGGTACGTACCGTGGTTCAGGCGAAGGGAACCCATACGAAAATCCGTACGTGCGTGATCGTCTCTATCCGATTCTGCCGCAAGCGAAGCACATCTGCTTCTATCCGATGAGCAAGTCACGTCGCGATGGCGACAACTGGTACACGCTCTCGATGGAGAAACGTAAAGAGCTCATGTATCGTCACGGGATGATCGGTCGGAGTTACGCTGGAAAAATTCAGCAAATCATCGGTGGATCAACTGGATTCGACGATTGGGAATGGGGCGTCACGCTCTTCTCAGACGATATTCTTCAGTTTAAGAAAATCGTCTACGAAATGCGTTTTGATGAAGTCAGCGCGAAGTACGGTGAGTTTGGTGAGTTCTTCATCGGCAACCGTCTTGAAAGTGAACAATTAAATACTCATTTTGCACTTTAA
- the pta gene encoding phosphate acetyltransferase yields the protein MQLFDMLEQKIKAHQPKIVFPEGIDARVLGAAVRLKKDGLVTPVVIGPRVQIEETATANGIDVTGLDTIDPASYAGIDELVASFVERRKGKATEEQARAVILKDVNTFGTMLVHTGQAEGLVSGAMHATGDTVRPALQIIKMQEGYKKTSGVFIMVRDEEQYVFADCAINIAPDANDLAENAIASAKTAKTFGIDPKVALLSFSTKGSAKSPETERVVEATRIAKERAPELAIDGELQFDAAFVPSVAKSKAPESDVAGQANVFIFPSLEAGNIGYKIAQRLGGFEAIGPILQGLNKPVNDLSRGCNEEDVYKLAIITAAQAVEERQA from the coding sequence ATGCAATTATTCGATATGTTAGAACAAAAGATTAAAGCGCACCAACCGAAAATCGTCTTCCCAGAAGGAATTGACGCGCGTGTTCTTGGCGCAGCTGTCCGTTTGAAGAAAGACGGTCTCGTCACACCGGTCGTCATCGGACCACGTGTACAAATCGAAGAAACAGCAACAGCAAACGGAATCGATGTCACTGGACTTGATACGATTGATCCTGCTTCTTACGCTGGAATTGATGAGCTCGTCGCATCGTTCGTTGAGCGCCGTAAAGGGAAAGCAACTGAAGAGCAAGCACGTGCTGTCATCTTAAAAGACGTGAACACGTTCGGTACGATGCTCGTTCACACAGGACAAGCAGAAGGTCTTGTATCGGGAGCAATGCACGCAACAGGCGATACAGTTCGTCCAGCACTTCAAATCATCAAAATGCAAGAAGGCTATAAAAAAACATCAGGCGTCTTCATCATGGTACGTGACGAAGAGCAATACGTCTTTGCAGACTGCGCGATCAACATCGCACCGGATGCAAACGATCTAGCAGAGAACGCAATCGCATCTGCGAAAACAGCGAAAACATTCGGTATCGATCCGAAAGTGGCATTGCTTAGCTTCTCGACAAAAGGTTCAGCAAAATCACCAGAGACAGAGCGTGTCGTTGAAGCAACTCGTATTGCTAAAGAACGTGCACCGGAGCTTGCAATCGATGGCGAACTTCAATTCGATGCTGCATTCGTTCCAAGCGTCGCGAAATCAAAAGCACCAGAATCAGATGTCGCAGGTCAAGCGAACGTCTTCATCTTCCCAAGTCTTGAAGCTGGAAACATTGGCTACAAAATCGCCCAGCGTCTTGGTGGATTCGAAGCAATCGGTCCGATCCTTCAAGGTTTGAACAAACCGGTCAACGATCTTTCACGCGGT